The DNA segment caaggtgttacgaggactaggggaattcgctttaccctacttagacgatgtggcgatatattcgtcctcttggtcggaacacatgcaacatctgcgagtggttctaacgcgtttgcgtgaagcgggactaactgtgaaggcacctaaatgtcaactcgctcaagctgaggtgatctacctaggtcacataatcggacaaggacgcctccgaccttctgagctcaaggtggctgccatacacgatttcccgcaaccacgctcaaagacagatatccgctcatttctgggggttgcaggttactatcaacgttacatcccgagatattcggaattagctagcgctttaactgacgcgctccggaaaactgagccacaaactgtcatctgggatgactgtaaagaggaggctttcaaagcattaaaagccgccttaacaggtcaacctgtgctgaaatcacctgattattcgaaagagttcatagttcagtgtgatgctagtgagcgaggcatgggagtagtgttgtgccaacgaggagaggacggtgaacacccagttctttatgccagtcgtaagctgactgtgcgagaacaagcgtatagcgcaaccgagaaagaatgtgcgtgtctcgtatgggcagtgcaaaagttgtcGTGCTACCTCGCAGGCTCGAGGTTTATAATAGAgacagaccactgtcctctcagatggctgcagtccacttcttccaaaaatggtcgcctcctgcgctggagcctcgttttgcagcagtattcatacgaaatacggtacaaaaaggggagtctcaatggcaatgccgatggcttaagccgaagcccctaggtcatgaattggcctcgattgtttttcttcctgacataggtttttgtgttattatttcttccgtagttttggaagacctgtgcgtcgttaggtgggcaacgaaattaggggtgtgtttagtactttgtacgagtaataagattgagacttttgtgtttaaggtaagcctggcggggctcagtggatacgtgtctcgcgcttgcttcttcagtggctttgttatcctgtgttttcccgtggattgtttgttcagtcgaccggctctaccatggcgaggatcttgctctcccagagagaggacttcgttgtcatctggcatctcttcggacaccacgtcggttccaaactcttggcaggaacgccggaagaacctgtggtttcccttcttgctgatgaaagacctgaagcggtggggtgtgatgatctcaccacccggaactgcctggcgaccagccccaccgacgagcccctgcggggtcgccccggaaaggagctcataccattgtctttggccacttttgactgtcgccatttgctggattccattgtatggttcgcctccagcctccggcgaacctagacaacatcagggaaatctggcggaactaccttacgagacggaacagggcctggagccaggtatcacgtaccgtgctccaggttaagaaggctacgagcttcgacgactgatccctgttgacagtggatgctgtcccctgccattcgggatctccatccgcgagggggcagtctgttacgctttattttacgcgaacccctttgggcccaaatgcaagaccacggacagcgtgccaacgctcccgggcctgtaaacgtatcgggggtagaggcgcagaagtgtatgcccagacgccgaggaacctgagacgctgctgccgcgaaggtcgtcatgtgctgtgcgcgagaacgcggtgagctcgtggctcattcgcacctggctcttgagtgtgggaacgccggtggtgtgatccgtggcgcgatcagtcgcgtgatcggtggcgtgaccagtggcgtggtaggtggtgcgaacacaaggtgttccatatttggtcatgtctggaggcgcctgacgtcacacaagcgtctggaaccctttaaaaacgcgcagggagagactggctgaagcagtctggattgagactctgccggaactctgctcctcggcttcttacctttgtgtgtaaacttgaatgtccactttgttctaactatgtagtattaaactcttttgatttgctgttctgcgccgtctcgccggtacttcccttctcgtcggtcctgatgcaagttacgagcacaacctgctgacggcggcggtcaagacACACCCGTAACACCTCAGAATGCACAGTGGACTAGCGCAGGCTGCACACTGCTGGATTTATTGGGTTTGCTGTGAAAACAGCTGATTGAAGTAGAGTACTCAATGCAGAAGATGCTTCTCGCAGTGCATGTGCCTAGATGCATAATTTTTGTAGTACAAATAGATTAGTTACGGAGAATGCGATACTTCTTGTCAGATTAATCAATGGCTCGCTAACACCTGCTGCATCTTTACACATTATTGCGAAAGCCTCAAACACTTTGCGTGCAGAGTGGTCTTTGTATGTTTGCATAACCTGGGTCTCTTGAAAACGTAGTCGGCAGCCACTCTTTGCACAGAGTACGGCCCACGATCGTACGGGCATTGGCTTGTCTGTGTGCTTCTTGTCAGTGTCTATTTTGTGCTGTTTTCAAACTATGAACTTAGCTGTTTCTTGTGAAAATATGTGCCTGTTTTGGCATGTGTTCAGTGAAAATTGTGCTTTTATGTTGTAAAAGACAGTGCTGTTCATTCCTGCAAGCTCAGCAGGTGCTGCAAAATTCTTTGTTAGCAGCCTGGAGGTCCTTATAAGACTGTTGACTTTTGATTTTCAAGGTTGCTGTGAACCCCGATTCCATTGCGTTCTCACGTGGTAAGATTTATGTGGAGTAAACTCAGCATTATCTTGCCCTACAGCTCTTTAGTGGGCTCGCCCTGCTCCCATTTGTCTGCATCACATGTGGTTGGCCCCCAGAGTACACCTTATTTGGGCACAATGATGCTTGCGTAAGGGAGATTACGGAAGCATTTGCTGTCTGCAAAAGTGGCAGCACATGTGTCAGTACCTTGTCCAATGTATTGCTCAAATGTGAGTTTACTTATTTGGAAAGTACTTAATGAGGCTGCATGCCTGAGATGATTTTGTCATGTGTGTAGGTTGCGTGTCTGCATCTTCTGTCctcctttctttcctttatttctgtTTGAATGACGCACTTTGTTGTCATCTAGTCTAGTTTTCTTTTATGTGTTTTGTCTTTTGTACTGTCTCAGTGGGAACCTAAGCCTAAGTCTTCATAATGCTATGTTTGTTGGCTCCAATGCCTGGTAAGGTGCTCCACATAATGCAAGAATTGAAATTTCCGCGAGTAGGATTAACAAAGAAATTGATCCGCAGTGCTCAGATTTTTCAGATGTTTTTAGCACTCGTAAACATATTCTCCGCATTATCGAATATGCCACTCACAGCGAACAGAACTAAGACAAGGCCATCTCAAGTGCCACGCTCAAGGTCCAGTCAGTGGCCATTCAGACGGTCCAAGAAAGTACGGAGGTGTCGCCTTCCAACATGGGAGCGGCATGCTGGGGTCACACTTTACACTGTCTGTGGGCGTTTCACGTTTTTGACGTGTAGTGTAGTTTTGTTCGCGCAGTTTAAACATGTCTCCAAAATGagcgaaccaactagcccaacttgagTATCATCTTCCAGGTTGGCTTCACTGAGGAAGTTGTGGAGCGGGAGTGCGCCTACTCTATGGAGTGCATCCGCAAGGCACCACACAACGAGAGTCCCTGGAACTACTTGCGTGGTGTGATTGACGCGGCCGGAGGCGGTGAACGACCAGAGGTGCAGGAGTTCTGCAAGAGCCTCTACAAAGGCAACTGCCGCGTAGCGTACTTGCTGGCCTTTATGGTGGACTCTCTGGCTCATCGTCTGGAGAGCGAGCCAAAGCTGTTAAAGCTCGCACTAGAGCTGTGTCACACACTGGCACAAGAGCAGGACGTCATTCGATGCGAATACTGGAATTTCGTGGCGCGTGACCTCGAAGCTCAATGCAGACGTGTAGAGTGAAAGATTTGGTTGGTTTTATGTTTTGGGCAACTCGTTTGTCTTGGGGAGTTACACCGACAAAAAAGTGTGTATGGTTGAAAATGAAATGAGCTGTTTCCGTCAAGGCTGAACATCGAGGATGGCTTTCGTACTGCAATCACGAAACACACTTGACAACACAGCCTTAGATACTGCAAACGGTGCCAAGCACTGTGCTTAAGAAGTTACTGTCACCATCATTAGTGCGGTAGGATACATTGCATAGAAATAGAACACACAATAAAAGTCTAATACAGGTCACAAAACAGGCAAAGCTTTACGAATGCAACAGTCAATGTGTTCTTTATGAAGCCCTGAAGACACAGCGAAGTCAGCATACTAAGTGGACGCCGTGTCCCCACAAATGACTACAACTCAGTTCAATGCCGCTTTGAAGTTCCGCATGCTCACTATGCGttctggacaaaaaaaaaaagctatacacACAGAGCTCTTGATGACTTTCTTGCGCGCTTATTTTCTCCCAACTGTCGGGCTCAATATTGACCTTGTTGGCTGCTCTGTGGGAGTTTTGCTGATTTTGATGCGTGGCGCTCCAACTTGGACGTCTCCTCTTTTGCGAACTACTTCTGTGTTATTGTTACGTTGAGCGTATAGGTCGCGGGTGGTTCGAGTGCATGAAAAGTTTCCAACTGCTAAATAATAGGACTGGTGCTGCCTTTAAGGCTGTATCGTATTTTGTTTTGGAGTTGTAATTAAAACTCTCATAAACAGATATAGTTTAGACAGGGGTCCTCAGTTGGGAGTCAGATATACATTCTAGTAATTACATTTACGGCTAGCTTAATAGTGTACAATGGTGGATGGAAAGGTAAGGAGAAAattatttctagttgtagagagcGGCAAAAGGCAGAAAACTTAGTAAAAAAGTAATGATGTGTTTGTATCACTCTCAGCACAGCATCAGGTTGAAAACCCCCGTCTGACTTCACATGTTGTCTAGCAAACGACTGTTGTCTAGAAACAAGACACATACACAACAATAAGTCCACGCGAAACGTTGTACtcgaaaaaattggcccgaatctacatgttacccTGTAAATGTTGTCAAAAGactgatagtcttgcgtctggagagagtgaaaaaaacgtttattttatgttttgcgcaagaaaattggtgaatggtatttagAAGatgctgcgttggagtgcctcgagcgtgtaacggaggcgaacaagcacaTCTAGGCACGTTATACGTAATATACGTAACGTTATACGTAATACgttagcgccatctggcagttatcttcgaaaacgaagacgTGCACAACCGCGGAGGTAATGAGGTGTAGAattcaaagcgacgggcaggtattgagcatcgtgttgcactgtcagcgcagcgtgttaaacgctacagtctttaGAATGActtctgtgtgcctcttctagtataaaggcagacatacaaaacatggacgtgttgttgtggcgcctcatatatgcgcaatatttgcttttttaattgacaatcgcacaaatatgaacgctaaaccttgagcaatattggtgggcgctgcggatgggattggccgtttgaggtatctttgggcggacaaacagacaaatgtacagacagacagaccaaatatttttcgttgaaagtccccaagaaagattatcgtctttaaaaaaatgtgTGGTGTACAATAGCACCGGGTAGCAAAATGACCTCTGTGGGacgtacaaaaaagaaaacaggcacGATGTAACTTGCAGCACTACGATATTATCACAGTTCATTGATAGAAATGAAAAGGGAACACAGAAAGTAGACGGAatcgcagaatatttctcaagaaaaaagtttgttttctGCCAGGTACTTTTAAAACGGCAGTCGAGGAAATTCTATATTCCCATTCCTCACCCTGAAAAATCGTGCACGCTACATTCTGATGAAGGCCTTTGCACCTTGTGTTTATATTTGTTCGATAAAGTACCGAATCCTGATCATTCTAACCTTGTGTTTTCAAGGGAAAGTTATCGAACCAGTATACGCAAACACCAGACACACTTATACACTAAAATTTAGAAATTGCATCAGTATTACCTATACAAATGTTAGATGCAATTTTACCCGGAATTCAATATTAGACTGTGTGTGGCtatgaaactatgaaaaaaaagaTATCCTTTCAAAGAACTTAAGAGAAaggtaaaaaaagaagtgagcaACATAGTGAGTCGGAAGAGgacttgtttcttttatttaaCTCAGTATGGCACTGCCAGAAATTTCAGGTTTTTTTCCATTTAGTATGAAAATCTGTGCCTTAAAAAGGCTTCGACACCACTTATATCTAGATTCTCAACTAGGTAACCAGAAACAAGTATATAAGCTTAGTGTAAAACCGGGAACGCAGCTCACTGTAGTTGTCGACTGGCTGTGTTTAAAAAAGTGTATAACGATtaggagtacttggtactctaccattGAACAGTCGTGAGACGTAGAATGTTCTCGATACTGCAGGGGCATTCATTTAAGATAGCCTAATTCATCATAAGTGTGCATCTGTGTCACCGGTGTTATGAGGAAAATCCCAACGACCCAGTAAATTATATGAAAGGTCCTTGCATGAGTTCTTTTTCTAATACAATATCTTGAACATAAACGAGGCACCTTTATTTCAGCATAGGTTTTAAAGTTACAATTGCCGAGCGAAGCAATATACTTTGAAGGAAAACCAGCAGTGTTACCTGATATTTCCTTTAAAAGCGACACAACCGCCGCTATCTCATCTGCCCGTCTAACCATCTCACATTCGCGTATTTGTCTTATCTTGGCATCCAGTCCGTTTTTTTTtaaccagcagttatcctgtatATATGCCGCATGCCTTGCCCACATGTATTTCTGCTTCTTGATTTCGACTGAATTGACCTTGACACCCGTTTGTCTCCTGACCCACTCTGTTTTGTTCCtatctcttaaagttacacctatcgtttacctttccactgctcgctgcgtcgtctccagttgaaccctctttgtaaggctCCAGCCTTATTTCCTGCTGCTAAGTactggtaagatgcagctgttaagCACTTTCCTCTTGTGGTAAACCACCGCTTATGATACGAGGATGCCCGCCGATTGCGCTCCTACCTATTATTGTTCTGGTTACTTGGGTATCGTGGTTCTGCTCCGCGGTCACGAGATGTACAAAGTGGACATATTCTTTTATCACTTCCAGAGCTCCACTATCTATTGCGAAGTACTATTCTCTCTTGAGACTGTTGCACATGATTTTAGTTTTCTGCATATTGTCATggtaataaaatcagtgcaagTACTAGTGTAGCAAACAGCGGAACGGCTTCGATCGAGCTGCGCGAGTTCGTCGTCTTTCCACAGACCAAATCCTTCGACACATACAAGTTATGAtgacactagccacgcaacagccGGAAACCCACTACATGCTTGTGTCATTACTCCCCCTCTCAGAAAAGCATCAACTCGATGCTTTCAGATGTATGAAGGCAAAAGCAAGTCTACAGAGTGAGAAATTCGGCTTCATCCTAGCCACGTGGACGATGCTCGGCTGGGCACCACGACGAGAGAACCGCATGCTGGGCTCTGCAATAACTTCGTAGTGTACATAACTGAGGCGCTGAACAACTCGGTATGGGCCGAAAAAACGACGCAAGAGTTTCTAAGAGCGGCCACGTTGGTGTACTGGACTCCAGAGCCATACTTTTTATCCGGGGTGATAGGTGACTTCTTTGtggcgaaggttgtacctatGAGCATCGTGTTGTTGCTAGAGCAAATGCACTAGCGagctagttgtcgagcttcttcgcaCGCTGCAGATACTGGTCAGCATTATCGGTGGTGGTCGTAAAGGTGTCAGGTAAAAGCATGGCGTCTAACATTGTAGTAACTTCGTGGCCGTGAAGCAAGTAGAAAGGTGTAAATCTTGTAGTTTCTTTGCACGATGGTGTTATATGTGAAAGTTACGAAAGGGAGGAAACTGTCCTAGTTTTTATGGTCcacgtcgacatacattgataatCTGTGATGGTCTTTGTGAGCCGTTCTGTTAATCCGTTAGGTAAGCTGTCGTTCGGCGATGTACGGTGCCAATGAGTCTTGTCACTTTTCCCCACAGTTGGGCATTGAAGGCCGTGCCTCTGTCTGTTAGAACCACAGCTGGTGCACCATGGCAGAGGTTGACAGCACGAATGAAAAAATCCGCGACATCGCTTGCCCTACCGCGCTGGAGTGCTCAAGTTTCACAGTAACGGGTTAAATAGTCAGTCGCAATTATTATCCAGCAATTGCCCGCTGAAGACTTTAGAAATGGACCTAGCAGGTCCATGCCAACTTGTTGAAACAATTCTTGGGGTAGCTCCACAGGGTGTAAAAGACCAGCAGATTTCATGggcggagtcttgcgacgctggcagtcTCGGCAAGTTTCGACGTAGTGCTTGACGGTACAAGACAGTTTGGGCCAGTAGTACGTGTGGTGGATACAAGCCAGAGTACGCGTGAACCCTAAATGCCCGAAAGAtggttcgtcatggcacgccttAAGGATGTCGCCTCGCATCACAGATGGTACGACCAGTATGGCTCTCGTAGTTCATGCTTCCTAATTCTGACATTTATTTCTTACTAAAATACAAAAAAGGTTAGTTTTCACAGAAAGTTCATACTCCGGAATCCTGTCATTTATTTCTTCCCGAAATACAAGAAAGAGGTTAATTTTTTGAAGAAGTTTATGCTCCCAAATTTCATTATTTTTTCcttactgaaatacaaaaaagtTCACTTCTCACAGAAAGTTCATACTTCCGTATTCTGTCACTTATTCcttactgaaatacaaaaaaaaggtaCTCTTCAAAGAAAGTTTATGCTCCCGAATTCGGTCATTCATTTCTTTTTGAAACACAAAATGGCCCGTACAGTCCAAGAAGATAATTGACAGAACATAAAGGGCATCACTTGCAACCAACTTTATTCCAAAAAAATTAGTGCAATATATAACCGTAGCAACCATGCACACACATCATCTCacatgcaagtaaaaaaaaacgctacaAGTTTCACAACAAAAGAATGATGACCAAAAAGCCACTGAAGgaaaaaaagattagaaaaaattAAGTTGAGCACCATGCAAAGCAacatattgtgacggggcgagatctAGGCTTATAATAGAGTGTCCACAGAGAATCAGACGCTGAACAAGGTGGCtaagttgcctctcgcgcaagcgtctaacgcacaggcgtctttgtcgtcttcgcaaagtgccatgcttgctcctgtcgatgatgcaccgtaacatcactggatggatggatggatggatggatggatggatggatggatggatggatggatggatggatggacggacggacggacggacggacggacggacggacggacggacggacggacggacgggcgggcgggcgggcaagcgggcgggcgggcgggcgggcgggcgggcgggttgTGGTTTTACCCTTCAGAtagggcggcggctaacgccacctagccgtaatacttagtatacttagtgaactaaccactagatttatctttttttcttcctttaaatagtgatgtTGAGGACTGGCACTTTGCATTggaaggtttaattttcactcgtgccttgactttagccaccagtcaggtaaccttcttctagttaagtctacccgctcgaagtctattttgccctccctgtccctaaaccctagtgctttgaaaaactctgcgccatcatcctgaattatagggtgaagccctttagagaacattatcaagtgttcggcagtttcttcctctccacacgcactgcatactgtgtctacccctttgtatttggcccgatatgtattggttcgcaatactcccgtcctggcctcaaacagtagagaaatagcctgagtattatcatagatcctttccttggcaagtTCCTGCTTAGAAGTTtgatagatctccagtgcggacctcttaatcatgccaattctccacatgtcagtctctgtttccttcactttcttcttaaggGGGCAggctggtcttagacattttttgtttatttcttcagcgatcttgatcaaactgcgcATGATTGTGCTGTCTTTCcttctgatttcaaatatttaattagttttcctgtaactcacttCGTTCCTGAGATAACataagttcaccccctattgtttaaggccaccataggagaaaaagtgcttaattaaaactGATATTTAAGATATGCTAACATAGactgatgattacggagttagacaaggagagcagaaaggttggtcttaaaattaatctgcagaaaacgaaagtaatgtacaacaacctcggaaaggagcagcgcttcgagataggtaatagtgcacttgaagttgtaaaagactatgtctacttagggcaggtaataaccgcagagcctaaccttgagattgaagtaactagaagaataagaatggggtggagtacatttggcaagcactctcaaattatgacaggtagattgccattatccctcaagaggaaggtatataacagctgtatcttgccggtacttagctacggagcagaaacctggagacttacaaagagggttcagcttaaattgaggacgacgcagcgagcaatggaaagaaaaatggtaggtgtaaccttaagagacaagaagagagcagagtggattaggggacaaacgggggttaaggatatcatagttgaaataaagaagaagaaatggacatgggctgggcatgtagcgcgtagacaggataaccgctggtcattaagggtaactaactggattcccagagaagggaagtgggttagggggagacagaaggttaggtgggcagtcgagattaagaagtttgcgggtataaattggcagcagcaagcacaggaccgggttaactggcggaacatgggagaggcctttgccctgcagtggatgtagtcaggctgatgatgatgatgatgactatagattgaaagtatgcaagagttttttgTATTTGAGCCTTTCTTGGTTAtcttacagcaaaatgaactgtTCACTTTCAAAAGGAGTTGTAATCGTGTTATAATTTTGATGAGTATATAATTAAAAAAGCTcatgctctaaattctgctcccatacttgcattctacacacatacaggttttcattgcaaaaagaatgattgttgtatctgccctagctgcagagatattgagggctcaaaattgaacagtcgtaaatttactttttgagaaaaatgaaaaaactgaaaacacacagctttttCAAAAAACAACAATCATAGTGGGCATGTTTTGCAATGCTCATAAAGGCGCTCATAAATTCATAGAAGGGCTTCTAACAAAAGTCCCGGCAAAGTATAAAGAAGCCTTGAAGTCGGTTCCacattttttttgcaggttctgcatgttaacagcaccagtAATCCGGACAGTTAGAAtaacattacaaaaaaaataccacttcctgttgtgtgaaaatttgcagagagatagaaaagttcttgaagaaaccacatatgtcaatttaaaaaaattgatttttttgtcACTGTTGGTctcaaagaccagtctgcccccttaaccgatagttctttttggtttggcgacctgctgttttctaagtatttaccagtcaatttcctggttcgcttcctccattttgtatcgacattcttcatgtacaagtagctgaaaaccttcctaggcCAGCGCTCCCCCCCATTTCTcgcaattgcttctcaaattttatcttgctgctagctaccctgccctcaaatgatgtccatcccatatcaccttgtactccctgatttggtatattcc comes from the Rhipicephalus microplus isolate Deutch F79 unplaced genomic scaffold, USDA_Rmic scaffold_14, whole genome shotgun sequence genome and includes:
- the LOC142784453 gene encoding uncharacterized protein LOC142784453 — protein: MWQRWDAAVISTTRGLSCDTDPRAVSSARPQPDAVFARVYAEFLAVECRPALPWRGSCSPRERTSLSSGISSDTTSVPNSWQERRKNLWFPFLLMKDLKRWGVMISPPGTAWRPAPPTSPCGVAPERSSYHCLWPLLTVAICWIPLYGSPPASGEPRQHQGNLAELPYETEQGLEPGITYRAPG